A window of Candidatus Margulisiibacteriota bacterium genomic DNA:
CGGGACAGCCTCTTGATGGTCTTTTTGTACAGCGGGTGCTTGAACAGCCTCTCAACTGCAACAACCACGGTCTTCTCCATTTTGTCGCTTACGACAAAACCTGTCCTTGATCTCTTTTTGTTTTCCCTGTTATTTTCCTGCATTCTTCTTCTCCCTTGCAGCGGTCAAAAGCCTGGCTATGTCTTTTCGAAGGGACCTTTTTTTGAGCGGGTTCTTGACCTGCGTTACCGCGGACTCGAACCTGAACTTAAGAAGCTCTTTACGCAGTTCGGCCTCTTTTGCTTTTATCTCCTGCCTGCTCATTTCTTTTATTTTTGAGTACTTCATCACTTGCCTTCCTATGCTTTTTCCACGAACCTTGTCATTACGGGCATTTTGTGCCCCGCCAGCCTCATTGCTTCTTTGGCATCTTTCTGGCTGACACCGGCCAGTTCAAACAAAATGGTCCCGGGTTTAACAGGAGCCACAAAATATTCTGGAGCGCCTTTGCCTCCGCCCATCCTAGTTTCTGCCGGCCTTGAGG
This region includes:
- the rpsQ gene encoding 30S ribosomal protein S17, with product MQENNRENKKRSRTGFVVSDKMEKTVVVAVERLFKHPLYKKTIKRLSRFKAHDEKNSCKTGDRVEIIETKPISKDKRWRVAKILGAERDQA
- the rpmC gene encoding 50S ribosomal protein L29, with the translated sequence MKYSKIKEMSRQEIKAKEAELRKELLKFRFESAVTQVKNPLKKRSLRKDIARLLTAAREKKNAGK